The Mycolicibacterium fluoranthenivorans genomic interval CGTCCGGGCTGATGCCAATCTCGACCGTGCCGCCAACGCGGCGGTCTGGGGCGCGGTGGCCAATGCAGGACAGATGTGTACCTCCATCGAACGCGTCTACGTCCACGCCGATATCCATGACAGATTCGTTTCCCTGGTCGCCGCCAAGGTCGGTGAGCTACGAGTCGGCTGCGACGATCGTAGATACCGATTCGATGTCGGGCCCCTGACCACCGCGGCGCAGTGGGGGGTGGTCAGTGCACATGTGGACGACGCCCTTCGCAAGGGCGCCAGGGTGGCTGGCGCCGGCCGGGTGCCGTCGTGTCCGAGTTCGTCCAACCTGTATCCACCGATCGTGCTGGTCGATGTCGACCATTCGATGAGCTGTATGCGGGACGAGACGTTCGGTCCGATCCTGCCGGTGATGCGATTCACCACCGATGACGAAGCGATTGCCTTGGTCAACAACTCTCGGTACGGACTGTCCGCCACGATATTCGCCGAGGATGTCGAGCTTGCGCACCGGATGGCGCATCGGCTCGATGTGGGTGCCGTCAACATCAACGACGTTTTCGCGAATCTGTTCACCCTGGCGCTCCCGCAAGGGGGCCGCGGTGAATCGGGTGTCGGTACCCGGAACGGTAGCGGTGCCGTCTATAAGTACTGCCGGCCACAAGCGGTGGTGACCGCACGGTTCCGGCCGCGCCGCGAACCGACCTGGTATCCGTATGCGCCGCTGCGTGGGGCGTTCGTGCATCGGGTATCGCGCATCCTTGGTGCGCGCGATGTCATCCGACAGTTTTGCCGGTGACGGCGCCCCCGGTTTCCAAGCCGGCAGGGCCAGGCTCCGCGTGTCGTATGCGAGTCGTAGATCGATAACATGCGTTCCCCTTAGTATGTTTGTGACGGCGGGATGACGGGAGTCGGCGGTGTACAGTGACCTGCGGCAACCGGCACATCCACCCGCAACGGTGTTGGTGGTCGACGACGATCAGGGCATCTGTGACCTGCTGGAATCGGTGCTGGACCTTGCCGGATACTCGGTGCTGCGGGCCAACGACGGACTGAAGGCCGTCACCGTGTTGTCCACCCATGAGGTTGACCTGGCGTTAGTCGATATCGGCTTGCCGGACGTCGATGGCATCACTCTGATTCCGCGTATCCACCAGCGGAGCCCGACGACAGCGATCATTCTGCTCACCGCCCGAAATGACATCGAGTCCAAGGTGGGTGCTCTTCGCGGCGGGGCTGACGACTATGTCACCAAACCGTTTCATCCGACTGAGGTCGTTGCCCGTATCGAGGCTGTGCTGCGCCGGTCCCATGACGGAGACGGAGAACGGTTGTCCTACGGTGACCTGACGGTTGATCTGCAGCGCCTGATCGTCGAACGTGCGGGACATCCGGTGGCATTGACGCCGACGGAGCTGAGACTGCTGGTCTACCTTCTGCGCAACGCCGAGCGTGTCGTGTCGCGCAGTCAGATCCTCGATCAGGTGTGGCAATACAGCTTTCAGGGCGAAGGTGTCGTGGTCGAGAAGGTGGTGTCGAACCTACGCAAGAAGGTCGATGCCAACGGGGAGCCGCTGATTCAGACCGTGCGTGGATTCGGATATACCTTGCGCCGGAGCGCCGGTTCGTGAGAGTTGGTCCGTTTCGCAGACGGGTGCCGCGGGGCTTGCCGTCCATGGTGGCAACTGTGCGAAGCCGGACCGTGGCGATCCTGTGCATTGCTGTACTGCTGATCTCGGCGACGGCAGTGCTCGGACTGGCCTCGCTGCTCGACCTTTACACCCGTAGGCAGGTCGATCTGGCGGCGGGCGTCCTTGCGTTTGTCGGTTCGGGCCGGCAGCAGTCGCAGATCATCGATCCCGACCAGTTCGCCGCGCGAATGCCCTCGACGGCAACGATTGTATTTGCCGACGGTGGTGGTACTCGGGTGGTGTGGTCGACCGCGCCGGGTGATCCCGCGGCAGGCGAACTCGAGCGGCTGCTTCAGTCCGTCGCATCCGGTGGCGTCGTCGATGTGCCGTTTGTGCAGCACATGGTCAAGGCGCAGCTGCTGCGGTTCGGTACTCCGGTGTTGTTGCAAGACAAGGTGACCGGCGAGCTGAGAGCGGCGGACTCAGCTGTCGTGGCGCTGGGAACCCGTTCATCGGTGAAGCTGCTTCGCGTGATGATCGGGGTATCGGCGGCGATCACGGTCGTCACGATGGTAGGGGCTGCGCTTGCCGTGACGATCATGGTGCGGGCCACGATGCGTCCGCTCAGCCGGCTGGCGGACCTGGTCGGTGCGCTCGGTGATCGTCCGCCCGTCGGGTCCCTGCGACGTGGCCGCGTGAGCATGAGTCGGTACCAGGAGTCCTCGACGCTCGCGAATGCCATTGCAGGTTTGGTCGACCGTCGCGCCCGGATCGAAGCCGAACTGCGCGAGTTCGTCGCGAACGCATCACATGAATTGCGGACGCCGCTCACCAAGATCCAGGGTTGGTCCGAACTCCACTTCCAAACGCCGCCGCAGGCGGAGCGCACCGAGCGCGCCATGCGCAGCATCGTGGAGGAATGCGACCGGATGCGTGGTCTGCTCGACCAGCTGACGCTGCTGGCCCGCGCCGAGGCGCCCCAGCAGCTACCCACCGAACATGTCGACGTGTGCGCGCTGTGCGCCGTGGTGGCCGAGGATGTCGCGGTCGTTGCTCCGGACCGACGCGTGACAACGCGGCTCCCGAGTGATCCGGTGTTCGTGGTTGCACACGAAGACCGGCTCGCTCAGGTCCTACGCAATGTGGTCGGCAACAGCCTTGCCCATGCCGGCGACGACGCCGTGGTCGATATTGCCGTCGAGACGGATGACCTTTCGGTCCGAATAGTGCTGTCCGACAACGGAGTGGGAATTCCTGCGGTGTACAGGGCGCGGGTGTTCGACCGCTTCTTCACCAGGACCCGGGGGACCGGGTCCGGCAGTGGTCTCGGGCTGTCGATCGTGCAGGCGATTGTCAGCGGCTACGGGGGATCCGTGCAACTGTGGTCGGAACCAGGCAGGGGAACAAAGGTGACGATCGCACTTCCTCGTGTTCGTCGCACATCCGGCGGGGGGCTGAGGATCGACAGGTAATCGTCAGGAAACCATCCAGGGTCGGTAAAGCGGAAGCGGTCGACTTATGGACGACCGGGCCAGTTCACCTCAGTGTCCCGGATCGCACGTTCCCGACGACTGAAGGAAGTTCCATGGTTGCGCATTCACCGCACAGGGTTGTCATCGGCGCAATGGCCGCCTGGTCGATCCTCGCGCTAGGATCCGTGATTTCGGCGCCGCAGGCGCTACCGGCACCTGCCGGTGCTCCACCGCCGGCCTCGCCGGCGCTGGAGCCCTTCAGTGTCGAGAAAGTCATCCAATTCCAGTTGCCTTCGGGGGTGACGGCCAACACCGCCGACTTGAGTCCCGACGCACAGCACCTGCTTGTCGAGGTTGTGGTCGACGGAAAAACACAGGTGGCATCGACAAACCTGGACGGCGCCGACTATCAATGCATCTCGTGCGGAACAGCGACGAATGCCACCAAAGTCCTTGCACTGGAAGATAGTAAGCGAATCTGGTACGCGGACACTTCCGGGCAGCAGTCGACGGATGACCCTGGCAGCGGGGGCACAGGCAGTATCAATTACTCCCTTCTTGAGTGCTCGCCGTCGATCTACGACTGCCGGCAGAAGAGCAACACGAAGGTGAAGTTCCCTTCCGACAAGCGGAACCTGCCTGCGCAGAATCGCGAGGCCAAGCCGGATCCGTTCGGGGAGTACGTCACGTGGAACGAGGTGTCAGCCATCGAAGGCACCCGGATGAGTATCGCCAAGTTGGCGAAGACCGATAAAGGATACGAGCTGACCGATCAGCGGGTCTTCAGCCCTCCGTGGGTCAAGAAGTCCGACTTCGCCGCCGATCGAGAGAATGCCATGCGGTTCTACGAGGGTGCCAGTTGGCATGAGGGCGGTCGGATCCTGAAGTACCAGGAGACTTCGACCGGTCTCAACTACGACATCTACCTGCTGGATACGGCCACTGGGGAACGGAGACAGCTGACCACCGATCTGGACTACAACGAGGCTGCAGATATCGCCCCGGATGGTAGGACCGTGTATTTCACCTCGGCCCGCGGTCTCGACCGAATGGATGTCTTCACGGCATTGCAGAGGCCGTCTCTGATCGACAGCGGGGCATTCGGCCAGATTGCCAGGGTGAGCCTGTGGAACAACCGCCGCTGCATGAACGAGCCGTGGATGATGCAGATGGATCCGGGGCAACAACTCGGCGGATACTCCGGGCAACCCATCATCATCGACCCGGCCTGGACGGTGCGGGGGTGGAGTTGGTTTCCCGATTCCACGCGTGCAGTCATCAACGAACAGGAACGGCCCGCAGATAGTCAAGGTCCGGGTGCGCCCGACACACCTTGGCGGACAAGCATCGTCCGGTTCTCGACCCGCAATGCAACCGCACCGATGTCACCGGTGCACCAGAACCCGGCGGCGATAGCAAAATGGTCCGTGCCGATCAAAGACTTCAACCCCATGATGGGCAGGCAAGCTCCGCTCAAGGTGCTCAAGGGCAAGAAGTCCGGAACCGCAACGATTCAGTACCTGGGTGCCTACGCCATCGGATCGTATGCCGTTGCCTACAAGAACTACTCGGATGACGGCAAGACGTTCATCGATGGAACAGAGCGGATTGTGGTCCCGTACGCCGCGGCAAGCGCCGAATGGTCGGCGGACCTCACGAGTAAAGGTGAACGCTCTGGTTATCTGAAGGGCAACATCACTATCGGCGCGCAGAACAAGTACTCCGGTGAGGTGACTTCCGAGATCAACGGCAAGAGGTACTCCGGCATCCCGACGCAGGGGGATTGTCCTTCTCCCGGAATGCCCGCGCTGGCGGTATCAGCATCGGATGGCGGCGTGCAGGTCACCGCAACCGTGTCCGAGGACGCGAATCCACGGCCCGTCCGGGGTGCCAAGGTCACTGCAGGCTCGGCCAGTGCGACGACCGATGACCGCGGATTCGCACGTATCGCGGTACCCGCCGGAACCACCGTGAACGCCCAAGCCGACGGCTTCAAGGCGACGTCCACCGAGGTTGCCGGCTCCTGATACGGGCTCGGCCCGGCCGTGCAGCGCACCGAACGCACGGCCGGGTCGGTTCCGCCTGCAATCGTTGCCCGTCGGAAGGTCGATGAAATGAAATCAGCAATCTCCCTGGGGCTGGTAGTGCTGGTACTTCTCCTGTCCGGCAGGGCACATGCGGCTCCCACAACCATCGACGTCGATGCGCTGACCACACTGGTGAGTGCGGTCGCCGAGGCCGAACAGAACGTGCACCGTGTGCAGGCACTGGCCGCCCAGGATCGGGAAAGGGTCAATGCCTTCATTGCCGACGCGGCGCAGGCGCGAGTTGCGGCGGACGAGGCGCACCGAAACGAACTGCGGGCGAGCGGAGCGCTCGGTGACGCGGAGGGACGACTGGACTTGTTGCAGAAGGGATTCGACCGCTTTGCGGCTGCGAGCTATGTGTACGGCCCCATCGCCTCTGCTGAAACGATCGCTGACCCGGCTGAGCTGATGGCAACCGCTGCGCTGACGGAATCGATAGTCCTCAGTAGGAAGAATGCCGCCGACGATCTGTCGGAGGCGCGAACTCGGCGGGTGGACGACCTGCAACGCGCTCGGGCGGCGGCGGAAGAATCTGAGCGCGCGTTGGTCGAGACAGAAGAGCGCCGCGCTGATGCCGTCAGGGCGCTAGCGAATTCGCAGCATGCGGCTGCCGACTGGCAGCGCACGTTGAATGAGCTGGTGGCGCAGCGTAATCAGCTGCAGGAGAGGCTCGATGCGGTCACCGGTAGCCATGAGAACATGCCACAAGACCCGAGTCCGGTCCCTGTGCCGCAGTCGTCCTCCGACCCGACGGAAGCGGTCGACCGGTTGCTCGCGCTCGCGGAGACATCGTCTCATGCCACCGCCGCCATGGGCCGTACCTTCTTGGCGCGATTGAGTACATCGGCACAGGATATTCCGGCACTGCCGGCTCGACCGACCTCATCGGGCCCTATACCCGTGAGTGCGGGAAGGCGGGCAAGCGAATACGTCATCGCGCGAGCCCTGACGCAGCGGGGCGTGGATTATTCCTGGGGCGGCGGCACTGCGACGGGGCCCAGCCGCGGTATCGGCGGGGGCGCCGACACGGTGGGCTTCGATTGCTCAGGGTTGATTCTGTACGCGTTCGCGGGGGTAGGGATCGAACTTCCGCACTTCTCCGGCCGGCAGTACGAGTTGGGCAGAAAGATCCCGGTGGCCCAGATGCGCCGAGGCGATGTCGTCTTCTACGGCGAGGGCGGCGGACAGCACGTGGCGCTCTATCTCGGCGACAACGTGATGGTGGAGGCGCCGACTCCGGGCGGTGTCGTCACTGTGTCGCCACTGCGTACCAGCGATATGGCCCCGTACGCGGTGAGGTACATCGAGTCCTGAGCACCCAGGGAAGGGGGCACCGCCGGGGGACGATTTCGGCCGGCAAGGTGATGAGGTGCGACAGGAATCATCGGAACCGACAATTTCTTGCCATGGTCGGATCGGTCGCCTACAGTTCGCAGCATATACATGCAGTCGAGTATGTATGTATCTGTCGCTGGACGAAGACATGTGGAGGTATCGTGCCGAATCGCCCCGAAGCCAGACCGCTTTCCTATGCCGGAGGTGCCCACGCCGATGCTGATCCCGGTCTTCGCGCGCGCAGAGACGCCGTGTCACCGGCGGATCTCGGCTGGGGAGACAAGCTCGTGCCTGCGGTCAAGTACGGCTCGGTGGCTCTGGCAACTGTCGCCGCGCTGGCGCTGGGTCCTGGCCATGGTTTCGCCCATGCTGACGCTTCGGAAAGCGATTCGACCGCGCACGGCGGGGCGTCTGCGTCGGTCTCGAGTCAAGGGGACGCGTCAACCGATCCCGCTGCAAAGTCGCGGTCGGGTAGGAAACATCCTGCAACGCAGCCGAAATCGAGAACTCAGTCGAGCCGCGAAGAGTCCGGTGGCGGATCCGGCCAGTCCGCCCAAGATTCGGAGACCGGCCCCGCATCTGATAGGCGGAATGACGTCTCGTTGCCAACGCCAGGCGGTGCGCCCCGGCGAGATGTGCCTTCGGAGAACGAAGCTGATGGGTCGGAACGAGCAGGCGGCAGGGATGTTCCCACGCACGCAGCGCGTCCGGTGAAACCGTTTCATCGCACTGCGCCTGGCGCGAACGATTCGTCTTCTTCGGTTGGGGTCTCGGGGAGGCCTAGGTCTGCCACGGAGAGTGCGGCCGTCACACCGACGCCCGTCGGTATCGCCAGAGTCGCTGCCTCGGTCACGAATCCACTCATCGACACTGGACCGGCCGGCAAGCCTGTCGAGCCTCCCTTCGCGTCAGCGCTGCTGGCCTGGGTCAGGCGGTCATTCTTCAACAAATCACCATCGCTGCACTACGACCCCACCATCAACGTGCAGGCACAGTACGGTGTCGTCACCGGCAACATCGGTGCCGTGGACCCAGAAGGCGACGTGATTGCGTACAAGCTGGTGAAGGGCCCTCAACACGGCATCGTCACCATCGATCAAGCCAGCGGAAGCTTCACCTACACACCTGATCTGGACTACGCGCAGGCGGGCGGTAGCGATTCGTTCGTGGTGAAGGTGACTGACAACGTGTGGAGCGTTCGCGATCTCTTCCGCTGGGATCACGGTTCGCGTAAGGCGGTCATTGGGCTCAGTGTCGACAGCATCCTGCCCAGTGCGCAGCGCTTCGTCGTGCCGCTACCTGACGACATCCTCCAGCCGCAGAATGCTGCCTTCACCGCGGACGGACAGGCGCTCGTTTTCCGCGCGACGCCAGCGGGTGGCACCCGCTCGGAGATCTATCGGGTGAACCTCGACGGAACGGGCTTGCAGTGTCTCACCGCGGGTCTCGCACCCGATCTCACGACGAATCTGTCAAAGCCGTTCGTCTTCGATGACGGCAATCGCGTGCTGTTGAGCGCGGGAACGCAATCCGATTCGGGCGGGGAAACCGCCGACCACTACATCCTCGAGTGTGCGGGTGGGGTCAGCTCCTGTGGAGCTGGATCGACGCTGCTTCAGATCAGAGTGCCAACCACCGTGGCACCGGGCGTGACGGTCATACAAAAGGAGCGGGAGTTGCGAGTCGCCCCCGACGGCATCCACGTCGGCTTCACTCAGTTGTTGGGCGCGGGCACGGCCACGCAATTGGTGTCGTCGGTGGGCACCCTGCAGCGTTCCGATACGGGATACGACGTCGAGGACGCCCGAGTGGTGTACGTCGGAGGTGAGCTGAAAAACTTCACGCCGGACGGTAAGGGTGTCATGGTGACAGACTTTTCCGGCAAGTACGAAGCCGGAAACGCCGACGACGTCCTTGTCGACCTGGGCTCCGGGCGGGTATCTCGAATTACCGGGAACCTCGATTACGACGAGTCGGTCGACATGTCACCCAACGGGGAATGGCTGGCGGTCGGCAGCTCGCGAACAAGGGACTATCTCACCCCGATGTCGCAGATCGTTCGTCCCACGTTCGTTCCTGCTTACGTTGTCTTCCCCACGTTTCAGGCAAAGAAGGGCACGCTCAACCAAGCCTGGGTCGTTTCGCGTGAGGGTGAGCTTGCCGGTGAGAACGGAGTGTTCCTCGGCGACCCGAGCGGAGCATATATCTCTGTTCCGGTGGCAAATTGGAGTCCGGATGGCGACAGCATCGCGTTCTGGGAGCGCAGTTCGACCGATCCGACCGATACCCGCTTGGTGGTGGCGCAGCTGCACAATATTGACGGCGGAACGATGCCGTCCGATATCGCCACCCCCGATACGTCGTCGTGGGCGCCGGCGCTGTCGACCGTTGTGCCGAAGCAGA includes:
- a CDS encoding aldehyde dehydrogenase family protein, with the protein product MFDVTAPATGQIVGRVADMTGDDVVAAVDNLHASQGDWADMAVTQRVRWLHRYRDWLLDHEDALAKLLQDETGKPWAEANLEIPYIVEAINYYGRLAPGQLRSKAVRRHGPLALGKSQMLRWHPYPVVGIITPWNFPLGLSLLDAVPALVAGAAVAIKPSEYTPLTVCAAVRGWAAIGAPPVLSVCTGGAVAGGALVDSVDYIQFTGSSATGRVVAHRAAERLIPCGLELGGKDALIVRADANLDRAANAAVWGAVANAGQMCTSIERVYVHADIHDRFVSLVAAKVGELRVGCDDRRYRFDVGPLTTAAQWGVVSAHVDDALRKGARVAGAGRVPSCPSSSNLYPPIVLVDVDHSMSCMRDETFGPILPVMRFTTDDEAIALVNNSRYGLSATIFAEDVELAHRMAHRLDVGAVNINDVFANLFTLALPQGGRGESGVGTRNGSGAVYKYCRPQAVVTARFRPRREPTWYPYAPLRGAFVHRVSRILGARDVIRQFCR
- a CDS encoding response regulator transcription factor, giving the protein MYSDLRQPAHPPATVLVVDDDQGICDLLESVLDLAGYSVLRANDGLKAVTVLSTHEVDLALVDIGLPDVDGITLIPRIHQRSPTTAIILLTARNDIESKVGALRGGADDYVTKPFHPTEVVARIEAVLRRSHDGDGERLSYGDLTVDLQRLIVERAGHPVALTPTELRLLVYLLRNAERVVSRSQILDQVWQYSFQGEGVVVEKVVSNLRKKVDANGEPLIQTVRGFGYTLRRSAGS
- a CDS encoding sensor histidine kinase translates to MRSRTVAILCIAVLLISATAVLGLASLLDLYTRRQVDLAAGVLAFVGSGRQQSQIIDPDQFAARMPSTATIVFADGGGTRVVWSTAPGDPAAGELERLLQSVASGGVVDVPFVQHMVKAQLLRFGTPVLLQDKVTGELRAADSAVVALGTRSSVKLLRVMIGVSAAITVVTMVGAALAVTIMVRATMRPLSRLADLVGALGDRPPVGSLRRGRVSMSRYQESSTLANAIAGLVDRRARIEAELREFVANASHELRTPLTKIQGWSELHFQTPPQAERTERAMRSIVEECDRMRGLLDQLTLLARAEAPQQLPTEHVDVCALCAVVAEDVAVVAPDRRVTTRLPSDPVFVVAHEDRLAQVLRNVVGNSLAHAGDDAVVDIAVETDDLSVRIVLSDNGVGIPAVYRARVFDRFFTRTRGTGSGSGLGLSIVQAIVSGYGGSVQLWSEPGRGTKVTIALPRVRRTSGGGLRIDR
- a CDS encoding TolB family protein, with translation MVAHSPHRVVIGAMAAWSILALGSVISAPQALPAPAGAPPPASPALEPFSVEKVIQFQLPSGVTANTADLSPDAQHLLVEVVVDGKTQVASTNLDGADYQCISCGTATNATKVLALEDSKRIWYADTSGQQSTDDPGSGGTGSINYSLLECSPSIYDCRQKSNTKVKFPSDKRNLPAQNREAKPDPFGEYVTWNEVSAIEGTRMSIAKLAKTDKGYELTDQRVFSPPWVKKSDFAADRENAMRFYEGASWHEGGRILKYQETSTGLNYDIYLLDTATGERRQLTTDLDYNEAADIAPDGRTVYFTSARGLDRMDVFTALQRPSLIDSGAFGQIARVSLWNNRRCMNEPWMMQMDPGQQLGGYSGQPIIIDPAWTVRGWSWFPDSTRAVINEQERPADSQGPGAPDTPWRTSIVRFSTRNATAPMSPVHQNPAAIAKWSVPIKDFNPMMGRQAPLKVLKGKKSGTATIQYLGAYAIGSYAVAYKNYSDDGKTFIDGTERIVVPYAAASAEWSADLTSKGERSGYLKGNITIGAQNKYSGEVTSEINGKRYSGIPTQGDCPSPGMPALAVSASDGGVQVTATVSEDANPRPVRGAKVTAGSASATTDDRGFARIAVPAGTTVNAQADGFKATSTEVAGS
- a CDS encoding NlpC/P60 family protein, coding for MQRTERTAGSVPPAIVARRKVDEMKSAISLGLVVLVLLLSGRAHAAPTTIDVDALTTLVSAVAEAEQNVHRVQALAAQDRERVNAFIADAAQARVAADEAHRNELRASGALGDAEGRLDLLQKGFDRFAAASYVYGPIASAETIADPAELMATAALTESIVLSRKNAADDLSEARTRRVDDLQRARAAAEESERALVETEERRADAVRALANSQHAAADWQRTLNELVAQRNQLQERLDAVTGSHENMPQDPSPVPVPQSSSDPTEAVDRLLALAETSSHATAAMGRTFLARLSTSAQDIPALPARPTSSGPIPVSAGRRASEYVIARALTQRGVDYSWGGGTATGPSRGIGGGADTVGFDCSGLILYAFAGVGIELPHFSGRQYELGRKIPVAQMRRGDVVFYGEGGGQHVALYLGDNVMVEAPTPGGVVTVSPLRTSDMAPYAVRYIES
- a CDS encoding Ig-like domain-containing protein encodes the protein MKPFHRTAPGANDSSSSVGVSGRPRSATESAAVTPTPVGIARVAASVTNPLIDTGPAGKPVEPPFASALLAWVRRSFFNKSPSLHYDPTINVQAQYGVVTGNIGAVDPEGDVIAYKLVKGPQHGIVTIDQASGSFTYTPDLDYAQAGGSDSFVVKVTDNVWSVRDLFRWDHGSRKAVIGLSVDSILPSAQRFVVPLPDDILQPQNAAFTADGQALVFRATPAGGTRSEIYRVNLDGTGLQCLTAGLAPDLTTNLSKPFVFDDGNRVLLSAGTQSDSGGETADHYILECAGGVSSCGAGSTLLQIRVPTTVAPGVTVIQKERELRVAPDGIHVGFTQLLGAGTATQLVSSVGTLQRSDTGYDVEDARVVYVGGELKNFTPDGKGVMVTDFSGKYEAGNADDVLVDLGSGRVSRITGNLDYDESVDMSPNGEWLAVGSSRTRDYLTPMSQIVRPTFVPAYVVFPTFQAKKGTLNQAWVVSREGELAGENGVFLGDPSGAYISVPVANWSPDGDSIAFWERSSTDPTDTRLVVAQLHNIDGGTMPSDIATPDTSSWAPALSTVVPKQTPLEPSRAGRVGGRADVVTTKNGNITTTVVTYTDFEDESGMILNGSESTTNNPTYTNITYSANITVTGFDGTERGYLTAENVKIVNQLSMTGTVESSLDGNHLTMGTPV